One stretch of Castor canadensis chromosome 14, mCasCan1.hap1v2, whole genome shotgun sequence DNA includes these proteins:
- the Celf5 gene encoding CUGBP Elav-like family member 5 isoform X5, which yields MARPIQVKPADSESRGGRDRKLFVGMLNKQQSEEDVLRLFQPFGVIDECTVLRGPDGSSKGCAFVKFSSHTEAQAAIHALHGSQTMPGASSSLVVKFADTDKERTLRRMQQMVGQLGILTPSLTLPFSPYSAYAQALMQQQTTVLSTSGSYLSPGVAFSPCHIQQIGAVSLNGLPATPITPASGLHSPPLLGTATVPGLVAPITNGFTGVVPFPGGHPALETVYANGLVPYAAQSPTVAETLHPAFSGVQQYTAMYPTAAITPIAHSVPQPPPLLQQQQREGPEGCNLFIYHLPQEFGDTELTQMFLPFGNIISSKVFMDRATNQSKCFGFVSFDNPASAQTAIQAMNGFQVGMKRLKVQLKRPKDPGHPY from the exons ATGGCCCGGCCAATCCAGGTGAAGCCTGCGGACAGTGAAAGCCGCGGAGGTA GGGACCGGAAGCTGTTCGTGGGGATGCTGAACAAGCAGCAGTCGGAGGAGGACGTGCTACGGCTGTTCCAGCCCTTCGGGGTCATCGACGAGTGCACAGTGCTCAGGGGGCCTGACGGCAGCAGCAAAG GCTGTGCCTTCGTGAAGTTCTCCTCCCACACGGAGGCTCAGGCGGCCATCCATGCCCTTCACGGCAGCCAGACCATGCCG GGAGCCTCCTCCAGCCTGGTGGTCAAGTTCGCCGACACAGACAAGGAGCGGACACTCCGGCGTATGCAGCAGATGGTGGGCCAGCTGGGCATCCTGACACCGTCCCTCACCCTGCCCTTCAGCCCCTACAGTGCCTACGCCCAGGCT CTCATGCAACAGCAGACAACGGTCCTGTCCACCTCGGGCAGCTACCTGAGCCCCGGCGTGGCCTTTTCACCATGTCATATCCAGCAGATTGGTGCTGTCAGCCTTAACGGGCTGCCTGCCACACCCATCACTCCTGCCTCTG GGCTGCACTCACCCCCGCTGCTCGGCACTGCCACTGTTCCCGGCCTCGTGGCTCCCATCACCAATGGCTTTACAGGAGTTGTGCCCTTCCCTGGTGGGCACCCTGCTCTGGAAACTGTATATGCCAATGGACTTGTGCCCTACGCAG CTCAGAGCCCGACGGTGGCCGAGACCCTCCACCCAGCCTTCTCCGGAGTCCAGCAGTACACAG CCATGTACCCCACCGCGGCCATCACGCCCATCGCGCACAGCGTCCCCCAGCCGCCGCCCctcctgcagcagcagcagcgagAAG GTCCCGAAGGCTGTAACCTGTTTATCTACCACCTCCCCCAGGAGTTTGGAGACACGGAACTGACGCAGATGTTCCTGCCCTTCGGCAATATCATCTCCTCCAAGGTGTTTATGGATCGGGCTACCAACCAGAGCAAGTGTTTCG GATTCGTGAGCTTTGACAACCCGGCCAGCGCGCAGACGGCCATCCAGGCCATGAACGGATTCCAGGTCGGCATGAAGAGACTCAAGGTGCAGCTGAAGCGGCCCAAAGACCCGGGACACCCCTACTGA